The following proteins come from a genomic window of Triticum aestivum cultivar Chinese Spring chromosome 6A, IWGSC CS RefSeq v2.1, whole genome shotgun sequence:
- the LOC123131588 gene encoding disease resistance protein RGA5-like — MQFATGAMSSLLPKLGELLVEEYKLKKSVRKGIEELKAELESMQAALIKVSSVPLDQLDPQVKIWANEVRELSYAIEDSLDSFVTRVEGNEPTKPKIKHLLKKARNEFSKFKARHEIANDIKDIQSQVRKIKERRDSYKIDDVDANPAATTVDPRLPALYKKLSDLVGIDKPINELIKILSEGVPMPDKNPKIVSIVGFGGLGKTTLAKALYDKLSTKYQRVTTYQCHGFVPVGQNPKAKKVLLDIVCELDKELYKAATTMDERQLINELQTFLAGKRYFIVIDDIWDTQIWETIKCAFMDSHPESRLIITTRIVDVATKAGGIYHMQPLSDDYSKILFYTRTSGSEGPAEVTTKILKKCGGVPLAITTIASLLVGKHTEDWSKVYDAIGFGHADNGDVHNTRKILSFSYYDLSSNLKTCLLYLSVFPEDYLINKISLIWRWVAEGFIPYGEGMEPFELGEIYFNKLVNKSMIRWIDPEDNDGRGGCRVHDMVLDLIRTISNDVNFVTIHDMEQHGTCSRGERTNWVRRLAVHGSGEHNSGIEMEHVRSYNVVDCRANSMPLLLSFKVLRVLVIEDCVLSEGSSLEHLGKLVQLRYLGLVKTAVKIPEGIGHDLKFLEILDVRGGLISELPPSVGELMNLRCLWADEGTVMKGEIGKLTCLEELELYSVHKCPNFFTEVGKLTELRVLHIHFAEIEESAGKALMESLRNLHKIHILRVWDDDGEAEYSVVLNDSLEDLAPCTKLYELILPIIVIPRVPSWINHLSVPLLSRLGLHVDAVEVQDVQTIGRLPSLLVLLLWSKDEKNISYTFGSNEFHKLRVLWTKKIEIAVGEGALPMLEVLEYRASAERKDAASLVPWRRNSCPLLKEVTCYLDCTNCSYRKVEEAEEALRQASGTRPNAVYLDLEIVKENYDKKAGKFIDNLEWILRGLDRPEDVGRPAAYQEERTRLMIRSLERRLRDDAEPRVGWHGEQEMRGLVTKFKIWLHDHAGTNQDEAGKSDATDSEDGDDEDYYYGDQAEADDGEATCSGDQQEEEGAQR, encoded by the exons ATGCAGTTCGCCACAGGGGCGATGAGCTCTCTCCTCCCCAAGCTGGGAGAGCTGCTCGTAGAGGAGTACAAGCTGAAGAAGAGTGTGAGGAAGgggattgaagaactcaaggccgAGCTCGAGAGCATGCAAGCAGCCCTCATCAAGGTGTCCAGCGTGCCTCTAGATCAACTCGACCCGCAGGTCAAGATTTGGGCCAATGAGGTCAGGGAGTTGTCCTACGCCATCGAGGACAGCCTCGACTCATTCGTGACCCGCGTCGAGGGTAATGAGCCAACCAAGCCCAAAATCAAGCACTTGCTCAAGAAGGCCCGCAATGAGTTCAGCAAGTTCAAGGCACGCCATGAAATAGCCAATGACATCAAAGACATTCAGAGCCAAGTTAGGAAGATCAAGGAACGGCGCGACAGTTACAAGATAGACGATGTTGATGCAAATCCTGCAGCAACTACAGTTGACCCTCGTCTCCCAGCTCTATACAAAAAGTTGTCTGACCTGGTGGGTATTGATAAGCCAATTAATGAGCTGATAAAGATCCTGTCCGAGGGGGTTCCCATGCCTGATAAAAATCCCAAGATAGTCTCTATTGTTGGATTTGGAGGACTGGGAAAGACAACCCTTGCAAAAGCATTGTATGACAAGCTTAGCACAAAATATCAACGAGTTACAACATATCAGTGTCATGGTTTTGTTCCAGTTGGTCAGAACCCAAAGGCAAAGAAAGTTCTTCTGGATATAGTCTGTGAACTTGACAAGGAGTTGTACAAAGCTGCAACAACAATGGATGAAAGGCAGCTGATCAACGAGTTGCAGACGTTCCTTGCAGGCAAGAG GTACTTTATTGTTATTGATGACATATGGGATACACAAATATGGGAAACGATTAAGTGTGCTTTCATGGATAGTCATCCGGAAAGTAGATTAATCATAACTACCCGTATTGTTGATGTTGCCACCAAAGCTGGTGGTATCTACCACATGCAACCACTTTCTGATGATTACTCCAAAATATTATTCTATACAAGAACATCTGGTAGTGAAGGACCTGCTGAAGTGACTACCAAAATTTTAAAGAAATGTGGTGGTGTGCCATTAGCTATCACTACAATAGCTAGCTTGCTTGTTGGTAAACACACTGAGGACTGGTCTAAGGTGTATGATGCCATTGGTTTTGGGCATGCAGACAATGGAGATGTTCATAACACAAGAAAGATATTATCTTTTAGCTATTATGATCTGTCGTCCAATCTTAAGACATGTTTATTGTATCTTAGTGTGTTTCCTGAAGAttatttaattaataaaatatcaCTGATATGGAGGTGGGTTGCCGAAGGATTTATACCATATGGAGAAGGGATGGAACCATTTGAACTTGGAGAGATCTATTTCAACAAGCTTGTAAACAAGAGCATGATACGGTGGATAGATCCTGAAGATAATGATGGCCGAGGTGGTTGCCGTGTCCATGACATGGTGCTCGATCTCATCCGCACCATATCAAATGATGTAAATTTTGTTACAATACATGATATGGAGCAGCATGGCACATGTTCACGAGGAGAACGAACCAACTGGGTTCGCAGATTAGCAGTTCATGGAAGTGGGGAACACAACTCTGGCATTGAAATGGAGCATGTAAGGTCATATAATGTTGTAGACTGCCGTGCCAATAGTATGCCCCTGCTTTTGAGCTTTAAAGTATTGCGTGTGCTAGTTATTGAGGACTGTGTTCTTTCGGAAGGTAGTAGTCTTGAGCATCTTGGTAAGTTGGTGCAGCTGAGGTACCTGGGGCTAGTGAAGACAGCGGTCAAGATCCCTGAAGGAATAGGGCATGATCTGAAGTTTCTTGAGATATTGGATGTAAGGGGAGGTTTGATAAGTGAGCTGCCGCCATCTGTTGGTGAGCTAATGAATTTGAGGTGCCTGTGGGCTGATGAAGGTACAGTGATGAAAGGCGAGATAGGGAAACTGACATGCCTTGAAGAACTGGAGCTATATTCGGTGCACAAGTGCCCAAACTTCTTCACAGAGGTGGGGAAGCTGACAGAGCTAAGGGTGCTGCATATCCATTTCGCTGAAATAGAGGAGTCTGCGGGCAAGGCTCTGATGGAATCTCTGCGCAACCTTCACAAGATCCATATTCTGAGGGTCTGGGATGATGATGGTGAGGCCGAGTATTCGGTTGTCCTAAATGATAGCTTGGAAGACTTGGCACCCTGTACAAAGCTGTACGAGTTAATTCTGCCTATCATAGTTATACCGAGGGTGCCATCATGGATCAATCATTTAAGTGTTCCACTCCTTTCTCGTCTAGGGCTGCATGTGGATGCGGTAGAAGTTCAGGATGTTCAAACCATCGGCAGGTTGCCGTCGCTCCTCGTCCTTCTTCTCTGGAGTAAGGATGAAAAGAACATATCATATACTTTTGGCAGCAATGAGTTCCACAAGCTGAGAGTCCTGTGGACGAAGAAGATAGAGATTGCTGTTGGAGAAGGAGCATTGCCGATGCTTGAAGTGCTGGAATACCGTGCAAGCGCTGAAAGAAAGGACGCTGCCAGCTTGGTGCCGTGGAGGAGAAATAGCTGCCCTTTGCTGAAGGAAGTCACCTGTTACCTTGACTGCACTAACTGCAGCTACAGGAAAgtagaggaagcagaggaagcGCTGAGGCAGGCTTCCGGCACCCGTCCCAATGCTGTGTATCTCGATCTCGAGATAGTAAAAGAGAACTACGACAAGAAGGCTGGTAAATTCATTGATAATCTCGAGTGGATCCTACGTGGTTTGGACAGACCCGAGGATGTGGGCCGTCCTGCAGCATACCAGGAAGAAAGGACACGTCTGATGATTAGATCACTCGAGAGAAGATTACGTGACGATGCGGAGCCTCGGGTGGGGTGGCACGGCGAACAAGAGATGCGTGGCCTTGTTACCAAATTCAAGATTTGGCTACATGATCATGCAGGCACCAACCAGGATGAG GCGGGCAAGAGTGATGCCACAGATAGTGAGGACGGTGACGATGAAGATTATTATTACGGTGACCAAGCAGAG GCAGACGATGGTGAAGCCACTTGCAGTGGGGAtcagcaggaggaggagggggcccaACGTTGA